A region from the Kineothrix sp. IPX-CK genome encodes:
- a CDS encoding glycoside hydrolase family 9 protein, giving the protein MKRYLWLCTLVSALFLTGCAYTYSAGEKMVSPGNQEGNKGQESLGLDPAFDYEVPISRPGILVNQTGYVPEGKKIAVFRGSRMPDSFEVVNEETGEVVFAGKVEDERYNDILEEYNSYGVFDELEEPGSYYIQAPILGRSYSFRIEKSIYDDAFYLACKKYYFSRCGIALVEELAGDAAHTACHTQAAFLREDDSISVDVSGGWHMDENYSKSVVKGSQVIANLLLAYELHPGAFPDKTGIPESGNEIPDILDEVKYEADWMLKMQDSATGGVYSETVVKEKNTAPYVTKLESCVEPVTLEATASFAAVMAKFSYIYQAYDTAYATECLRAADRAWRFMENSRSGKEIEQRFFAATELYRATGYSSYRRAAEGYLKEGSYDMEDDYFFWGCTTYISTKQSVDINICSDVMKALMNDAESISERARGAGYLTFGNKEQDNNDELLHEMMRLTVADHIIANHEYETIIENHIHYFMGRNGKAISYIDGAGDNNYADIDAKLGIMNRFDLNAELIFMMSEVISWYNNVEE; this is encoded by the coding sequence ATGAAAAGATATTTATGGCTGTGTACCCTGGTAAGCGCGCTGTTCCTGACAGGATGCGCCTATACATATTCGGCGGGAGAAAAGATGGTATCGCCGGGGAATCAGGAAGGAAATAAAGGGCAGGAAAGTCTGGGGTTAGATCCTGCTTTCGATTATGAGGTCCCTATAAGCCGTCCCGGGATATTGGTGAATCAGACCGGATACGTTCCGGAGGGGAAAAAGATTGCGGTCTTTCGAGGCAGCAGGATGCCGGACAGCTTCGAGGTAGTGAACGAGGAAACCGGAGAGGTTGTTTTTGCCGGTAAAGTAGAGGATGAAAGATACAATGACATATTGGAGGAATATAACAGTTACGGTGTCTTCGACGAGTTGGAAGAGCCCGGAAGCTATTATATACAAGCGCCGATCCTGGGGCGTTCCTATTCCTTTCGCATAGAAAAGAGCATATACGACGACGCATTTTATCTGGCGTGTAAGAAGTATTATTTCAGCCGCTGCGGTATCGCGCTTGTAGAAGAGCTGGCAGGAGACGCAGCACACACCGCCTGCCATACACAGGCAGCTTTTTTGCGCGAGGATGACAGTATATCGGTAGATGTAAGCGGCGGCTGGCATATGGATGAAAATTACTCCAAAAGCGTAGTGAAGGGAAGCCAGGTCATAGCGAACCTGTTATTGGCATATGAGCTGCACCCGGGTGCTTTTCCCGATAAGACGGGCATCCCGGAGAGCGGAAACGAGATTCCTGATATTCTGGACGAGGTAAAATACGAGGCCGACTGGATGCTTAAGATGCAGGACTCCGCTACGGGAGGGGTATATTCCGAGACCGTAGTAAAAGAAAAGAATACGGCACCTTATGTTACCAAACTGGAATCCTGTGTGGAACCGGTAACCTTAGAGGCAACGGCTTCTTTTGCGGCGGTGATGGCGAAGTTCAGCTATATTTATCAGGCTTACGATACGGCTTATGCCACGGAATGCTTAAGGGCGGCGGATAGAGCATGGCGTTTTATGGAGAACAGCCGCAGCGGCAAAGAGATAGAACAGCGATTCTTTGCGGCTACGGAACTTTATCGTGCAACCGGCTACAGCTCCTATAGGCGGGCGGCGGAAGGCTATCTGAAAGAGGGTTCCTATGATATGGAGGACGATTATTTCTTCTGGGGCTGTACCACGTATATATCCACCAAACAGAGCGTAGATATAAATATATGCAGCGATGTGATGAAGGCACTGATGAACGACGCGGAGAGTATTTCCGAGAGGGCAAGGGGGGCAGGCTATCTGACGTTCGGAAATAAGGAACAGGATAATAATGATGAGCTTCTTCACGAGATGATGAGGCTTACGGTGGCCGATCATATCATCGCTAACCACGAATATGAGACGATCATAGAGAATCACATCCATTATTTTATGGGGCGCAATGGAAAGGCGATCAGCTACATAGACGGTGCAGGTGACAATAATTATGCGGATATCGATGCTAAGCTGGGAATCATGAACCGGTTCGATTTGAATGCGGAGCTTATCTTCATGATGAGTGAGGTGATAAGCTGGTATAACAACGTTGAGGAATAA
- a CDS encoding SpoIID/LytB domain-containing protein gives MKKYRIAERIIENKRIVSTPDYRDMGAVLLFVFLFPYIVAFFFGNVSTEYEETQESTSFIVCNTTLAGTEKMPLETYLACRLPATIDTSCEPETLKAQAVILRTELMKAYRDGLEQEGDTPVNSKEQDGKKYIYVESVVAMTDGEEYEKCRAAVNSTKGMYMTYKEKPIKAPYFALSAGMTRNGNEVLKSTEYPYLKSVMCERDFTADEYVQTVRINETAFFLRLQEVYPEIVWEEGKELTDILRIDRDRANYVTKIEAGNFSMSGETFRSIFSLNSSCFTVELENNAIINDTVVIKVKGVGHGLGFCQYAANEAAKKGSDFVDILNYFFTDIVIEKTE, from the coding sequence ATGAAAAAATATAGAATTGCTGAGCGAATAATAGAAAATAAGAGAATCGTATCCACCCCCGATTACCGGGATATGGGTGCGGTTCTTTTGTTTGTTTTTTTGTTCCCCTATATTGTTGCCTTTTTCTTTGGAAATGTTAGTACGGAATATGAAGAGACGCAGGAGAGCACAAGCTTTATCGTATGCAATACCACTCTGGCAGGAACGGAAAAAATGCCACTGGAAACATATCTCGCCTGCCGTCTCCCGGCGACCATAGATACAAGCTGCGAACCGGAGACTTTAAAAGCACAGGCGGTGATTCTGCGGACAGAGCTTATGAAGGCATATCGTGACGGATTGGAACAGGAGGGAGACACTCCTGTGAATAGCAAGGAGCAGGACGGTAAAAAATATATTTACGTGGAAAGCGTTGTTGCCATGACAGACGGGGAAGAATATGAGAAATGCAGGGCAGCCGTAAACAGTACAAAGGGGATGTATATGACTTATAAGGAAAAGCCTATCAAGGCTCCTTATTTCGCACTCAGCGCCGGAATGACGAGGAATGGGAACGAGGTTTTAAAAAGCACAGAGTATCCGTACCTGAAATCGGTAATGTGTGAAAGGGATTTTACCGCGGATGAATATGTGCAGACTGTCAGAATAAATGAAACCGCGTTTTTTTTAAGGCTGCAGGAGGTATATCCTGAAATAGTCTGGGAAGAAGGAAAAGAGCTTACGGATATACTGCGGATAGACAGAGACAGGGCGAATTATGTGACGAAGATAGAAGCGGGCAATTTCTCCATGTCAGGAGAGACGTTCCGTTCGATATTCTCCTTGAATTCCTCCTGCTTTACGGTAGAACTTGAAAACAATGCGATTATTAACGACACAGTTGTCATAAAAGTAAAAGGTGTGGGACATGGGCTTGGCTTCTGCCAATATGCGGCTAACGAAGCGGCAAAAAAAGGAAGCGATTTCGTAGATATATTAAACTATTTTTTTACAGATATTGTGATAGAAAAAACTGAATAA
- a CDS encoding D-alanine--D-alanine ligase, whose product MKIVVLAGGISTERDVSLSSGRMIYEALKNNGHKIVLLDVYLGYEKEDVGAIFEKQEDWAKEIGAVGERNPDIEAVKALRSDGDKNFFGPNVISICQAADVVFMALHGQNGENGKIQACFDLMGIRYTGADYVSSALCMDKGLTKELLDYHGIPVPRGISLKRGEEDPRSVPFPCIIKACCGGSSVGVCIAKDEREYEAALEEGFRYDEEVIIEQYVNGREFSIGVMDGKALPVIEIAPLEGFYDYKNKYQAGSTVETCPALLSERKTKEMQFLAEKAFQVLRLKNYARMDFMMNEEEEIFCLEANTLPGMTPTSLLPQEAQAQGLSFGQLCEKIIESALK is encoded by the coding sequence ATGAAAATAGTGGTTTTGGCAGGAGGAATCAGTACGGAGAGGGATGTCTCCCTAAGCTCCGGAAGAATGATATATGAGGCGCTTAAGAATAACGGGCACAAGATAGTGCTGTTAGACGTTTACTTAGGCTATGAAAAAGAGGACGTGGGAGCGATCTTTGAAAAGCAGGAGGACTGGGCGAAGGAAATCGGTGCAGTGGGTGAGAGAAACCCCGATATCGAGGCGGTGAAAGCCCTTCGCAGCGACGGAGACAAGAACTTTTTTGGTCCTAATGTCATTTCTATTTGTCAGGCTGCAGACGTGGTATTCATGGCTCTGCACGGACAGAACGGGGAGAACGGAAAGATTCAGGCTTGCTTTGATTTGATGGGCATCCGCTATACGGGGGCGGATTATGTGAGCTCTGCACTCTGCATGGATAAAGGTCTTACCAAGGAACTGCTGGATTACCATGGCATTCCGGTACCCCGTGGAATCAGCTTGAAAAGGGGAGAAGAAGACCCTAGGTCCGTACCCTTTCCTTGTATCATTAAGGCCTGCTGCGGGGGTTCCAGCGTAGGAGTATGTATCGCAAAGGACGAGAGAGAGTATGAGGCGGCTTTAGAAGAGGGTTTTCGCTATGACGAAGAGGTCATTATAGAGCAATATGTAAATGGAAGGGAATTTTCCATAGGGGTCATGGACGGAAAAGCGCTGCCGGTAATCGAGATTGCGCCGCTTGAAGGCTTTTATGACTATAAGAATAAATATCAGGCAGGAAGCACTGTGGAGACTTGCCCTGCTCTTCTTTCGGAGAGAAAGACGAAGGAGATGCAGTTTTTGGCGGAGAAGGCATTCCAGGTACTGCGCCTTAAGAATTATGCACGCATGGACTTTATGATGAACGAGGAGGAAGAGATTTTCTGCCTGGAAGCGAATACTCTGCCCGGCATGACGCCCACCTCTCTGCTGCCGCAGGAGGCTCAGGCACAGGGATTAAGTTTCGGTCAGCTATGTGAGAAGATCATAGAGTCTGCGCTTAAGTAG
- a CDS encoding hydratase: MVQLYETGAYLLNGTELIPDDGNAQAAIKSKTGKDINKENAAKETIAYGILKEHNTSGNMDKLKIKFDKLTSHDITFVGIIQTARASGLERFPVPYVLTNCHNSLCAVGGTINEDDHMFGLSCAKKYGGVYVPPHQAVIHQYAREMLAGGGRMILGSDSHTRYGALGTMAMGEGGPELVKQLLNQTYDINMPEVVGVYLTGEPVKGVGPQDVALAIIGKVFANGYVKNKVMEFVGPGVASLSADFRIGIDVMTTETTCLSSIWKTDKEIEEFYEIHGRKEEYKELAPGEAAYYDGMIVIDLSAVRPMIAMPFHPSNTYTIEELNANLDDILDDVEKKAVVSLDGAVNYTLKNKVKNGKFYVDQGIIAGCAGGGFENICAAADILKGAYIGADGFTLSIYPASTPIYMELIRNGRAASLMETGAILKTAFCGPCFGAGDTPANNAFSIRHSTRNFPNREGSKLQNGQISSVALMDARSIAATSANKGILTAATDFDGTIGKYKYHFDSNIYSNRVFDSKGVADPDVEIQFGPNIKDWPKMGALPENLVLRVVSEIHDPITTTDELIPSGETSSYRSNPLGLAEFTLSRKDPAYVGRAKDIQTAQTAVMEGKCPLEAKPELKPVMAVIHKAYPNAGEGNIGFGSTIFAVKPGDGSAREQAASCQKVLGGWANIANEYATKRYRSNLINWGMLPFITKEDDKKLPFKNLDYIFIPDIKKAVEEKADSIAAFVIGESDMVKFELSLGELTDEERQIILRGCLINYNRVM; encoded by the coding sequence ATGGTACAATTATATGAAACCGGCGCATATCTGCTGAATGGAACGGAACTGATTCCCGATGATGGAAATGCGCAGGCAGCAATCAAGAGCAAGACAGGTAAAGACATAAATAAAGAAAATGCGGCGAAGGAAACGATTGCCTATGGTATTTTAAAAGAGCATAATACCTCCGGTAACATGGACAAGCTGAAAATAAAATTCGATAAATTGACCTCTCACGATATTACATTTGTAGGTATTATACAGACGGCGCGCGCGTCCGGACTGGAGAGATTCCCGGTTCCTTATGTGCTGACGAACTGCCACAATTCCCTTTGTGCGGTAGGCGGTACCATTAATGAGGATGACCACATGTTCGGCCTTTCCTGTGCGAAGAAATACGGCGGAGTGTATGTCCCTCCTCATCAGGCAGTCATCCACCAGTATGCGAGAGAGATGCTTGCAGGCGGCGGACGCATGATTCTTGGATCGGATTCTCATACCCGTTACGGTGCGCTGGGAACCATGGCGATGGGAGAAGGCGGACCGGAGCTGGTGAAGCAGCTGCTGAATCAGACCTATGACATAAATATGCCGGAGGTAGTGGGCGTTTATCTGACCGGTGAGCCGGTAAAGGGCGTAGGACCTCAGGACGTGGCTCTTGCTATTATCGGTAAGGTATTTGCTAACGGTTATGTGAAAAATAAAGTAATGGAATTCGTCGGACCGGGCGTTGCTTCCTTAAGCGCAGATTTCAGGATCGGTATCGATGTAATGACTACGGAGACCACCTGCCTTTCTTCCATCTGGAAAACGGATAAGGAAATCGAGGAGTTCTATGAGATACACGGCAGGAAAGAGGAGTATAAAGAGCTCGCGCCGGGTGAGGCGGCATACTATGACGGCATGATCGTGATAGACTTAAGCGCGGTCAGACCGATGATCGCGATGCCCTTCCACCCCAGCAACACCTATACGATTGAAGAGTTGAATGCCAATTTAGACGATATTCTCGACGATGTGGAGAAAAAGGCGGTAGTCAGTCTGGACGGAGCGGTTAATTATACACTGAAAAATAAAGTAAAAAACGGCAAATTTTATGTGGATCAGGGTATCATCGCAGGCTGTGCCGGGGGCGGATTTGAAAACATCTGTGCGGCGGCGGACATTCTGAAGGGGGCATATATCGGCGCCGACGGATTTACCTTAAGCATATACCCCGCTTCCACGCCGATTTATATGGAGCTTATCAGGAATGGCCGCGCGGCGTCTCTTATGGAGACGGGCGCGATACTTAAGACTGCTTTCTGCGGCCCCTGCTTCGGAGCAGGCGATACGCCGGCGAACAACGCATTCAGCATTCGCCATTCCACCAGAAACTTCCCTAACAGAGAAGGCTCCAAGCTGCAGAACGGACAGATTTCTTCCGTAGCGCTGATGGATGCCCGCTCTATCGCGGCAACAAGCGCGAACAAAGGAATCCTTACGGCAGCCACGGATTTCGATGGAACTATCGGCAAGTATAAATACCATTTCGATTCCAACATTTATTCGAACCGCGTATTCGATTCGAAGGGAGTGGCGGATCCCGATGTAGAGATTCAATTCGGCCCTAACATTAAGGACTGGCCGAAGATGGGAGCGCTTCCTGAGAATTTGGTGCTTCGCGTAGTTTCTGAGATACACGATCCGATCACCACTACAGATGAGCTGATCCCTTCCGGGGAGACGTCTTCTTACCGCTCCAATCCGCTGGGCCTTGCGGAATTCACATTGTCCAGAAAGGATCCTGCTTACGTGGGACGTGCCAAGGATATTCAGACGGCACAGACGGCAGTTATGGAAGGCAAGTGTCCGCTGGAAGCAAAGCCGGAATTAAAGCCGGTAATGGCAGTAATTCATAAGGCCTACCCCAATGCAGGGGAAGGCAATATCGGCTTCGGCTCCACTATTTTCGCGGTAAAACCGGGCGACGGTTCTGCCAGAGAGCAGGCGGCTTCTTGCCAGAAGGTGCTGGGAGGCTGGGCGAATATAGCTAATGAATATGCCACGAAAAGATATCGCTCCAATCTGATCAATTGGGGTATGCTTCCTTTTATCACTAAGGAGGACGATAAGAAGCTTCCGTTCAAGAACCTGGATTATATTTTCATACCTGATATTAAGAAAGCAGTAGAAGAAAAAGCGGACAGCATCGCGGCCTTTGTAATAGGCGAAAGCGATATGGTGAAGTTCGAGTTGTCGTTAGGGGAGCTTACCGATGAAGAACGTCAGATTATTCTGAGGGGCTGCCTGATCAATTATAACAGAGTGATGTAA
- a CDS encoding lysophospholipid acyltransferase family protein: MIRIIGVASFVILFLIFSIPLMIAEWILGKFNMDKKNTSSLAIVNWAFRCCLKIAGTTVTVIGEENVPLDAPVLYVGNHRSYFDILLTYTRVPRPTGYIAKKEMQKFPLLVNWMNNLHCLFLDRKDIKQGLQTILQGIEKVKSGISICIFPEGTRNKVNDTFLPFHEGSFKIAEKSGCAIIPMSINNSGAIFEDHLPRIKKAHVVIEYGKPIYIKDMPKEERKFVGVYVQNIVKEAYFKNKELV, encoded by the coding sequence ATGATACGAATTATCGGCGTCGCCTCTTTTGTTATTTTATTTCTTATATTCAGCATTCCTCTTATGATTGCAGAATGGATCCTTGGTAAATTTAACATGGACAAAAAAAACACCAGCTCTCTTGCCATCGTAAATTGGGCATTTCGCTGCTGCCTGAAGATTGCGGGGACCACCGTGACTGTGATCGGGGAGGAAAATGTTCCCTTGGATGCTCCTGTATTATATGTGGGCAACCACAGGAGCTATTTCGACATCCTTCTCACCTATACGAGAGTTCCCAGGCCTACCGGTTATATCGCCAAAAAGGAAATGCAGAAATTCCCCTTGTTAGTTAACTGGATGAACAACCTTCACTGCCTTTTCCTCGACCGCAAGGACATAAAGCAGGGCTTGCAGACTATTTTGCAAGGAATCGAAAAGGTGAAGTCGGGAATCTCTATCTGCATCTTTCCCGAAGGAACGAGAAACAAGGTAAACGATACTTTTCTCCCTTTCCATGAAGGAAGCTTCAAGATAGCGGAGAAGTCGGGCTGCGCCATCATACCTATGTCCATCAACAATTCGGGAGCCATCTTCGAAGACCATCTGCCCAGAATCAAAAAGGCACATGTGGTAATCGAATACGGCAAACCCATATATATTAAAGATATGCCAAAAGAAGAGCGGAAGTTCGTAGGCGTATATGTACAGAACATTGTAAAGGAAGCTTATTTTAAAAATAAAGAACTTGTGTAA
- the pap gene encoding polyphosphate:AMP phosphotransferase: MLKNRNILEKPSQEELKMRLDAAREKLFAQQMLIKEHKLPVFVLAEGWGTAGKGSTIGQIIRNIDPRFFKVVSMNTPSEEELRKPFLYRYFSKIPEAGKFMFLESGWMDEVTKLCLHEKIEEKNYEMRIGSIRRFERQLTDNGYLVVKFFLHISDKEQKKRIDNLLSSIDTSWRVSDNDKWQNKNYVKCVNVFDRYLEETNAPSAPWYIIDAKSKKWAELQMLETLTEGIDIALQNRALAVPLLQNVFPLVNMPKLSEIPLDKGIEEGEYKEELKGFQEHLRELHNRLYRKQVPVIIVYEGWDAAGKGGNIKRITEALDPRGFEVHPIASPEPHEKARHYLWRFWTRLPKTGHIAIYDRSWYGRVMVERLEGFCSENDWKRAYNEINEFEKELADWGAVIIKFWVQIDKDTQLERFELRQNTPEKQWKITEEDWRNREKWDAYELAVNEMIKKTSTTYAPWHILESRDKKYARIKALQIIVEELEKVL; the protein is encoded by the coding sequence ATGTTAAAGAATAGAAATATACTGGAGAAGCCTTCGCAGGAAGAATTAAAGATGAGGCTGGATGCGGCGAGGGAGAAGCTGTTTGCACAGCAGATGCTCATAAAGGAGCATAAGCTTCCGGTCTTCGTCCTGGCGGAGGGCTGGGGAACAGCCGGAAAGGGGAGTACCATCGGACAGATCATCCGCAACATAGATCCGCGTTTTTTCAAGGTGGTATCCATGAATACGCCAAGCGAAGAAGAGTTGAGAAAGCCTTTTTTATACCGTTATTTTTCCAAGATTCCGGAGGCCGGCAAATTCATGTTTCTGGAATCCGGATGGATGGATGAAGTGACTAAGCTTTGTCTTCATGAAAAAATAGAGGAAAAAAATTATGAAATGCGTATCGGGAGCATCCGGCGTTTCGAAAGGCAGCTTACGGACAACGGCTATCTGGTTGTAAAGTTTTTTCTGCATATCAGCGACAAAGAGCAGAAAAAACGAATTGATAATCTCCTATCCTCCATAGATACGAGCTGGCGCGTGAGCGACAACGACAAATGGCAGAATAAGAATTACGTAAAATGTGTAAATGTATTTGACCGCTATCTGGAGGAGACGAATGCGCCCTCCGCACCGTGGTATATCATCGACGCAAAGTCTAAGAAATGGGCGGAGCTTCAAATGCTGGAGACGCTTACGGAAGGAATTGATATCGCTTTGCAGAACAGAGCGCTGGCTGTCCCTCTCCTGCAGAACGTGTTTCCTCTTGTGAATATGCCGAAGCTTTCTGAGATTCCTTTAGACAAGGGAATCGAGGAAGGAGAATACAAGGAAGAACTGAAAGGATTTCAGGAGCACCTCAGAGAACTGCATAACCGTTTGTATAGGAAACAGGTGCCGGTGATCATCGTTTATGAAGGCTGGGACGCGGCGGGAAAAGGGGGCAACATCAAGCGGATAACGGAAGCTCTCGATCCCAGAGGCTTTGAGGTACATCCCATCGCCAGCCCGGAGCCTCACGAGAAGGCCAGGCACTACCTGTGGCGCTTCTGGACGAGATTGCCCAAGACGGGCCACATCGCTATTTACGACAGAAGCTGGTACGGGCGTGTCATGGTAGAACGTCTGGAAGGGTTCTGCAGCGAAAATGACTGGAAGAGAGCGTATAATGAAATCAATGAGTTCGAGAAGGAGCTGGCCGATTGGGGTGCCGTTATTATTAAATTCTGGGTGCAGATCGACAAGGATACTCAATTGGAACGCTTTGAGCTAAGGCAGAATACGCCTGAAAAGCAATGGAAAATTACGGAGGAGGACTGGAGGAACAGAGAAAAATGGGATGCCTACGAGCTTGCGGTCAACGAGATGATCAAGAAAACCAGCACTACTTATGCTCCGTGGCATATTCTGGAATCCAGGGATAAGAAATACGCGCGCATAAAGGCGCTTCAGATTATTGTGGAGGAGTTGGAGAAGGTGCTTTAG
- a CDS encoding M23 family metallopeptidase, which yields MRRRNRSSAKREKAIMLFSSVFVLTALTVTGLFVRGRSEEKSDGYVVDFSSIENETNELADNNTVQGTEDSGDVVTSDDLDYDPYYQETNSVNVENAQTAQTENDALQKGTKKNTDDKDSKDKEKNDKNEEGMFDETIDTARLEQMEDTMAIATSIQPALTFNDGDSLAWPIVGNILINYSMDKTVYFPTLEQYKYNPAIIISAVEGETITAAAAGKVISVFTDPEIGNGVVVELGGGYEVTYGQLKDITVSEGGYVNKGDIIGSVAAPTKYFVVEGCNVYFKLTKNGVPVNPMTKLS from the coding sequence ATGAGAAGAAGAAATAGATCCAGTGCGAAAAGGGAAAAAGCCATCATGCTGTTCTCATCGGTATTTGTGCTTACGGCGCTTACAGTGACAGGGCTGTTTGTAAGGGGCAGGAGCGAAGAAAAAAGCGACGGCTATGTAGTCGATTTCAGTTCGATAGAAAATGAGACAAATGAATTGGCGGATAATAATACCGTTCAGGGAACGGAAGATTCAGGAGACGTGGTGACATCCGATGACTTGGACTACGATCCTTATTATCAGGAGACCAATTCGGTAAACGTAGAAAATGCACAGACCGCGCAGACAGAAAATGATGCCCTTCAGAAGGGAACAAAGAAGAACACGGATGACAAAGACAGTAAGGATAAGGAAAAAAATGACAAAAACGAAGAAGGAATGTTCGACGAGACCATCGATACGGCACGCTTAGAGCAAATGGAAGATACCATGGCTATCGCCACTTCCATTCAGCCTGCGCTTACCTTTAACGATGGTGACAGTCTGGCATGGCCTATCGTAGGCAACATACTCATTAATTACAGTATGGACAAGACCGTATACTTTCCCACCTTGGAGCAGTACAAATATAATCCTGCCATCATCATCTCCGCAGTAGAAGGAGAGACGATTACGGCAGCGGCAGCCGGAAAGGTTATCAGCGTATTTACCGACCCCGAAATCGGCAATGGAGTAGTTGTTGAGCTGGGCGGAGGCTACGAAGTCACATACGGACAGCTTAAGGATATTACGGTATCGGAGGGCGGCTATGTGAATAAAGGCGATATCATCGGCAGCGTGGCAGCTCCTACGAAATACTTTGTGGTAGAAGGCTGCAATGTTTATTTCAAACTGACAAAGAATGGGGTTCCTGTAAATCCTATGACAAAATTAAGTTAA
- a CDS encoding UDP-N-acetylmuramoyl-tripeptide--D-alanyl-D-alanine ligase — MKNLTLHKIAEACGGKLFGCDGETDKEVSGVVLDSRLVEENFLFVAAKGERVDGHDFISQVMDNKAAGVVCERVPKAVDGPYILVKDSFQALKDIAEFYRKQLDIKVVGITGSVGKTSTKEFIASVLAEKYQVLKTEGNYNNEIGLPLTVLKIRKHHQAAVLEMGISDFGEMHRLSKIARPDICVLTNIGECHLENLKSKEGILQAKTEIFDFMQEDGAICANGDDDMLRRIEEMNGHRALEGRKPIYFGLNESNPVYADEIENKGLFGSSAKIHMENGEFTAEIPLPGGHMVYNALAAACVGSLLGLSGAQIREGIAKVKPLGGRSNIIRLPERVVIDDCYNANPVSMCAALDLLEAALTRRVAVMGDMFELGDNKERMHAKVGAYAVEKGIEVIVCIGELSINMYDSAGEAMQEAGRENTELYYFPGKKEFLEKMSGILRKGDTVLVKASHGMAFEEIVKALYTSSLFLK, encoded by the coding sequence ATGAAAAACCTTACTTTGCATAAGATAGCGGAAGCTTGCGGCGGGAAGCTGTTTGGCTGTGACGGGGAGACGGATAAAGAAGTATCGGGTGTGGTGCTGGATTCCCGGCTGGTAGAAGAGAATTTCTTATTTGTGGCGGCGAAGGGAGAGCGGGTGGATGGCCATGATTTCATCTCTCAGGTCATGGATAATAAAGCGGCAGGCGTTGTGTGTGAGAGAGTTCCTAAGGCGGTGGACGGCCCTTATATACTCGTGAAGGATTCCTTTCAGGCGCTGAAGGATATTGCAGAGTTCTACCGAAAGCAGTTAGACATTAAGGTGGTAGGCATAACGGGCAGCGTAGGCAAAACGAGCACGAAGGAATTCATCGCCTCGGTGCTGGCTGAAAAGTACCAGGTACTTAAGACGGAGGGAAATTACAATAATGAGATAGGACTCCCGCTGACCGTGCTGAAGATACGAAAACATCATCAGGCGGCGGTGCTTGAGATGGGAATCAGCGATTTCGGCGAGATGCACAGACTGAGCAAGATAGCGAGGCCGGACATTTGTGTACTTACCAATATAGGGGAATGTCATTTGGAAAACCTGAAATCCAAAGAAGGAATATTGCAGGCCAAGACAGAGATCTTCGACTTTATGCAGGAAGACGGTGCTATATGCGCTAATGGCGACGACGATATGCTTCGCAGGATAGAAGAGATGAATGGGCATAGAGCACTTGAGGGAAGAAAGCCGATTTATTTCGGGCTGAATGAGTCTAATCCCGTATATGCGGACGAGATAGAAAACAAAGGACTTTTTGGCAGCAGCGCGAAAATTCATATGGAGAACGGCGAGTTCACGGCAGAGATTCCCCTGCCCGGCGGACATATGGTGTACAATGCGCTGGCAGCAGCCTGCGTAGGAAGCCTTCTGGGGCTTAGCGGAGCGCAGATCCGGGAAGGGATAGCCAAGGTAAAGCCCTTGGGAGGAAGGAGCAATATCATTCGCCTGCCGGAACGTGTAGTCATCGACGACTGCTATAACGCCAATCCGGTCTCCATGTGCGCAGCGCTGGATTTGTTGGAAGCGGCGCTTACCAGAAGGGTAGCGGTTATGGGGGATATGTTCGAGCTCGGAGACAATAAGGAACGGATGCATGCTAAAGTGGGAGCCTATGCCGTAGAAAAGGGCATCGAGGTAATCGTCTGTATCGGGGAGCTGTCAATAAACATGTACGACAGTGCCGGAGAAGCAATGCAGGAAGCAGGCAGAGAGAATACAGAGCTTTACTATTTTCCAGGGAAAAAAGAATTCCTGGAAAAGATGTCAGGTATTCTGCGAAAGGGCGACACCGTATTGGTGAAGGCATCTCACGGAATGGCTTTTGAAGAGATTGTAAAAGCGCTTTACACAAGTTCTTTATTTTTAAAATAA